In Candidatus Methylopumilus universalis, one DNA window encodes the following:
- the rplW gene encoding 50S ribosomal protein L23, producing the protein MSQIVHTQDRIIQVILAPQITEKATFIADKHNQVAFKVRTDATKSEIKAAVELMFKVEVKAVTLLNVGGKVKRAGRSFGKRNDWKKAYVSLKPGQEINFASGE; encoded by the coding sequence GTGAGTCAAATAGTTCATACACAAGATCGTATTATTCAAGTTATTTTAGCGCCACAAATTACTGAGAAAGCAACATTCATTGCTGACAAACATAATCAAGTGGCATTCAAAGTAAGAACTGATGCGACTAAATCAGAAATTAAAGCTGCTGTTGAATTAATGTTTAAAGTTGAAGTAAAGGCTGTGACATTACTCAATGTAGGTGGCAAGGTAAAAAGAGCAGGCCGTTCATTTGGTAAAAGAAATGATTGGAAGAAGGCTTACGTAAGTCTTAAGCCAGGCCAAGAGATTAATTTTGCGAGCGGTGAATAA
- the rplB gene encoding 50S ribosomal protein L2, which translates to MALVKVKPTSPGRRAVVKVVNPDLHKGKPFAPLVEKKNKHAGRNSRGVITIRHHGGGHKQNYRMIDFKRNKDGIPAKVEHLEYDPNRTANIALLLYADGERRYIIAPKGVAVGAELISGSEAPVKNGNAMPLRNIPVGSTIHCIELQPGKGAQIARSAGTSVQLLAREGTYAQLRLRSGEVRKVHVDCKATLGEVGNEEHSLRSIGKAGAMRWRGVRPTVRGVVMNPVDHPHGGGEGKTAAGMHPVSPWGTPTKGYRTRTNKRTDNMRVSRRPANKR; encoded by the coding sequence ATGGCTTTAGTTAAAGTAAAACCAACCTCCCCAGGAAGACGCGCAGTTGTTAAGGTTGTTAATCCAGACCTACACAAAGGCAAACCCTTCGCACCTTTAGTTGAAAAAAAGAATAAGCATGCCGGAAGAAATAGCCGTGGTGTTATTACAATTCGTCATCATGGTGGCGGCCATAAACAAAATTATCGAATGATTGATTTCAAACGAAATAAAGATGGCATTCCTGCAAAAGTAGAGCATCTTGAATACGATCCAAATAGAACTGCAAATATTGCACTTCTTTTATATGCAGATGGTGAAAGAAGATACATTATTGCTCCTAAAGGTGTAGCTGTAGGTGCTGAGTTAATAAGTGGCTCTGAAGCCCCCGTTAAAAATGGTAATGCTATGCCATTAAGAAACATTCCTGTAGGTAGCACTATCCACTGTATCGAATTACAGCCTGGCAAAGGTGCGCAAATAGCTCGCTCTGCTGGAACTTCTGTGCAGCTTTTAGCAAGAGAAGGTACATATGCTCAATTAAGACTTCGTTCAGGCGAAGTAAGAAAAGTACATGTAGATTGCAAAGCAACTTTAGGTGAAGTCGGTAACGAAGAACATTCTCTAAGATCTATTGGTAAAGCAGGTGCTATGAGATGGAGAGGCGTTAGACCAACAGTGCGCGGTGTAGTGATGAATCCTGTTGATCACCCACATGGTGGTGGTGAAGGAAAAACTGCGGCTGGTATGCATCCAGTGAGCCCTTGGGGAACTCCAACTAAAGGCTATCGAACAAGAACAAATAAACGTACTGACAATATGCGCGTCAGTCGTCGTCCAGCGAATAAGAGGTAA
- the rplD gene encoding 50S ribosomal protein L4, whose protein sequence is MELKLLDKNGKSAKKSVTVSDATFGREFNEALVHQLVVAYMANARVATRSQKTRGTVKHSTRKPYAQKGTGNARSGMTSSPIWRGGGRTFPNSPDENFSHKMNRKAYRVGMRSILSELVRQERLSIVEEFKVETPKTKQLVDKIKDMGYTQGVLVLTDAFDENLYLSSRNLTNVMVVEAQYADPVSLVQFPNVVATAGALKKLEEMLA, encoded by the coding sequence ATGGAATTAAAATTACTTGATAAAAACGGAAAGTCCGCTAAGAAAAGCGTCACAGTTTCTGATGCAACATTTGGCCGAGAATTTAATGAGGCTCTTGTTCATCAGTTGGTTGTTGCATACATGGCAAATGCACGAGTTGCAACTCGCTCACAAAAAACAAGAGGTACTGTAAAACACAGTACTCGCAAGCCTTACGCACAAAAAGGTACAGGCAATGCTCGTTCTGGTATGACTTCAAGCCCTATATGGCGTGGAGGTGGCAGAACATTCCCAAATTCACCTGATGAAAATTTCTCTCACAAAATGAATCGTAAAGCATATCGCGTTGGTATGAGATCTATTTTGTCTGAATTGGTAAGACAAGAGAGATTAAGTATCGTTGAGGAATTTAAAGTTGAAACGCCAAAGACAAAACAACTTGTCGATAAAATTAAAGACATGGGATATACGCAAGGTGTTTTAGTTTTAACAGATGCGTTTGATGAAAATTTATATTTATCATCAAGAAATTTAACTAACGTAATGGTTGTAGAAGCGCAATATGCTGACCCAGTAAGTTTAGTTCAGTTTCCAAATGTTGTGGCCACAGCTGGTGCACTTAAAAAACTTGAGGAGATGCTAGCGTGA
- the rpsL gene encoding 30S ribosomal protein S12 has protein sequence MPTINQLIRKPRKKVESKSKVPALEASPQKRGVCTRVYTTTPKKPNSALRKVAKVRLTNGYEVISYIGGEGHNLQEHSVVLLRGGRVKDLPGVRYHMVRGSLDTAGVKDRKQSRSKYGAKRPKE, from the coding sequence ATGCCAACAATTAATCAGTTAATTCGTAAACCACGAAAAAAAGTTGAAAGTAAGAGCAAGGTTCCAGCTCTTGAAGCTTCACCTCAAAAAAGAGGTGTGTGTACGCGTGTTTACACAACAACTCCAAAAAAACCAAACTCTGCTTTGCGTAAAGTGGCTAAAGTTCGTTTGACGAATGGTTACGAAGTGATTAGTTATATCGGCGGAGAAGGCCATAATTTACAAGAACACTCTGTTGTTTTATTAAGAGGCGGCCGTGTAAAAGACTTACCAGGCGTTCGTTACCATATGGTTCGAGGAAGTCTGGATACAGCCGGTGTTAAAGATCGTAAACAGTCTCGATCTAAATACGGCGCTAAGCGACCTAAAGAATAA
- the rpsJ gene encoding 30S ribosomal protein S10 → MQSQKIRIRLKAFDYRLIDQSAQEIVETAKRTGAVVKGPVPLPTRIERFDILRSPHVNKTSRDQFEIRTHQRLMDIIDPTDKTVDALMKLDLAAGVDVEIKL, encoded by the coding sequence ATGCAAAGTCAGAAAATTCGTATACGTTTGAAGGCATTTGATTATCGTTTAATCGATCAATCAGCCCAAGAGATCGTTGAAACAGCAAAAAGGACAGGAGCTGTTGTTAAGGGACCTGTTCCGCTTCCTACTCGAATCGAAAGATTTGATATTTTAAGATCGCCGCACGTCAATAAAACGTCGCGAGATCAATTTGAAATAAGAACTCATCAGAGATTGATGGATATCATAGATCCTACAGATAAAACAGTAGATGCTTTAATGAAACTGGATTTGGCTGCTGGAGTTGATGTAGAAATTAAGTTGTAA
- the rpoC gene encoding DNA-directed RNA polymerase subunit beta' — translation MKALLDLFKQVTQEEEFDAIKIALASPEKIRSWSYGEVKKPETINYRTFKPERDGLFCAKIFGPIKDYECLCGKYKRLKHRGVICEKCGVEVTLSKVRRERMGHIDLASPVAHIWFLKSLPSRLGMVLDIALRDIERVLYFEAFIVVDPGMTPLTRGQLLTEDDYLAKIEEFGDEFTAVMGAEAIKELLKSLDINSEIEKLRTELAETGSEAKIKKIAKRLKVLEAFQKSGIKPEWMILEILPVLPPELRPLVPLDGGRFATSDLNDLYRRVINRNNRLRRLLDLKAPEIIVRNEKRMLQEAVDSLLDNGRRGKVMTGANKRPLKSLADMIKGKGGRFRQNLLGKRVDYSGRSVIVVGPQLKLHQCGLPKKMALELFKPFIFHKLEVLGLSTTIKAAKKKVEEEGPEVWDILEDVIREHPVLLNRAPTLHRLGIQAFEPILIEGKAIQLHPLVCAAFNADFDGDQMAVHVPLSLEAQMEARTLMLASNNVLSPANGEPIIVPSQDIVLGLYYMTRDKIAARGEGMKFSDVAEVHRAFDSGLVDLHARVTVRIKETELGLDGTTTDKINRHETTVGRAILSEILPAGLSFDLINKALKKKEISKLINAGFRRVGIRETVILADKLMYMGYTYATKAGISISIHDMLVPPEKEQLIEAAEAEVKEIENQYISGLVTQGERYNKVVDIWGRAGDKVADAMMKRLKEEPVKNDAGENVKGKDGKDLYQESFNAIYMMADSGARGSAAQVRQLAGMRGLMARPDGSIIETPITANFRDGLNVLQYFISTHGARKGLADTALKTANSGYLTRRLVDVTQDLVVTQHDCGTEDGLVTKALIKGGEVVEPLSDRILGRVNALDIYHPETQEVIYSKGTLLEEDHVEKIDALGIDEVKVRTALTCETRHGICSQCYGRDLGRGKLISQGESIGVIAAQSIGEPGTQLTMRTFHIGGAVSRAASVSQVESKSNGVIQFTSTMRYVTNARNEQVVISRNGELIIQDESGRERERHKVPYGANLVVQDGKPIKAGGVLATWDPHTRPIISEYAGQVKFENVEEGITVAKQIDDVTGLSSLVVIDPKQRAGQSKGLRPQIKILDTSGNEVKLAGSDISVNVTFQLGYIITVKDSQEVKVGDVIARIPQESSKTRDITGGLPRVAELFEARSPKDAGMLAESTGTVSFGKDTKGKQRLVITDLEGVSKEFLIPKDKHVTAHDGQVVTKGETIVDGPADPQDILRLQGREALARYIIDEVQDVYRLQGVKINDKHIEVIVRQMLRRVRVTDAGDTSFIQGEQVERAELLTENESIMSQDKKPAEYEYVLLGITKASLSTDSFISAASFQETTRVLTEAAILGKRDELRGLKENVIVGRLIPAGTGLAYHESRKAAAAGESMDPVEVPLDQIDTPMEVAQETSPEIEAPTE, via the coding sequence ATGAAAGCTTTATTAGACCTATTTAAACAGGTTACACAAGAAGAAGAGTTTGATGCAATTAAGATTGCATTAGCATCTCCAGAAAAAATTCGTTCATGGTCTTATGGTGAAGTTAAAAAGCCAGAAACGATTAATTACAGAACATTTAAACCTGAAAGAGATGGTTTATTTTGCGCAAAAATATTTGGACCTATTAAAGATTACGAATGTCTTTGCGGTAAATATAAACGACTTAAACACCGCGGTGTCATTTGTGAAAAATGTGGTGTTGAAGTTACCTTATCAAAAGTGCGTCGTGAGCGCATGGGTCATATTGATTTAGCAAGTCCAGTTGCACATATTTGGTTCTTAAAGAGCTTGCCAAGTCGTTTAGGTATGGTGCTTGATATTGCTTTGAGAGATATTGAACGCGTTCTTTATTTTGAAGCATTTATTGTTGTTGACCCTGGCATGACTCCTTTAACAAGAGGACAACTTCTTACTGAAGATGACTATCTTGCAAAAATAGAAGAGTTTGGCGATGAATTTACCGCAGTGATGGGTGCTGAAGCAATTAAAGAATTGCTTAAGTCACTCGATATTAATAGTGAAATTGAAAAATTAAGAACTGAATTAGCTGAGACAGGCTCAGAAGCAAAAATTAAAAAAATTGCTAAGCGTTTAAAAGTGCTTGAAGCATTCCAGAAGTCAGGCATTAAACCTGAATGGATGATTCTAGAAATTCTTCCTGTGCTCCCTCCTGAGTTAAGACCTTTAGTGCCTCTTGATGGCGGAAGATTTGCTACATCAGACTTGAATGATTTGTATCGCCGAGTGATTAACAGAAATAATCGTTTAAGAAGATTATTAGATCTTAAGGCGCCAGAAATTATTGTTAGAAATGAAAAGCGTATGTTACAAGAAGCAGTTGATTCACTTCTTGATAATGGAAGACGTGGCAAGGTTATGACAGGTGCTAACAAGAGACCATTAAAATCTCTTGCCGATATGATTAAAGGTAAGGGTGGCCGATTTAGACAAAATCTTTTAGGTAAGCGTGTTGATTATTCAGGACGTTCAGTGATTGTTGTTGGACCACAATTAAAACTTCACCAATGTGGTTTGCCGAAGAAAATGGCACTTGAGTTATTTAAACCATTTATTTTTCATAAATTAGAAGTGCTTGGCCTTTCTACAACTATTAAAGCTGCAAAGAAAAAAGTAGAAGAAGAAGGACCGGAAGTATGGGACATTTTAGAGGACGTAATTAGAGAGCATCCTGTTCTATTAAACAGAGCCCCAACATTACATCGTTTAGGTATTCAAGCATTTGAGCCTATATTAATTGAAGGCAAAGCAATTCAATTGCATCCCTTAGTCTGTGCTGCATTTAACGCCGACTTCGACGGTGACCAAATGGCAGTGCATGTGCCTTTATCTCTTGAGGCTCAAATGGAAGCAAGAACTTTAATGCTTGCATCTAATAACGTTTTATCTCCAGCCAATGGCGAACCAATTATTGTTCCATCACAAGATATCGTGCTTGGTCTTTATTACATGACGAGAGACAAAATCGCTGCACGCGGTGAAGGTATGAAATTTAGTGATGTAGCAGAAGTTCATCGTGCTTTTGATAGTGGACTGGTTGATCTTCATGCGCGCGTGACAGTTCGCATTAAAGAAACTGAATTAGGTCTAGACGGCACAACAACTGACAAAATAAATCGACATGAGACTACGGTTGGAAGAGCAATACTTTCTGAAATTCTTCCAGCAGGACTTTCTTTTGATTTAATTAATAAAGCATTAAAGAAAAAAGAAATTTCAAAATTAATTAATGCAGGTTTTAGACGTGTCGGCATCAGAGAGACAGTAATTCTCGCAGACAAACTAATGTACATGGGTTATACCTATGCCACAAAAGCAGGTATCTCAATCAGCATTCATGACATGCTTGTTCCTCCAGAAAAAGAGCAGCTCATTGAAGCTGCTGAAGCTGAAGTTAAGGAAATTGAAAATCAATACATCTCAGGCTTGGTTACCCAAGGTGAAAGATATAACAAAGTAGTTGATATATGGGGCCGTGCAGGTGACAAAGTTGCTGACGCAATGATGAAGCGTCTTAAGGAAGAGCCTGTTAAAAATGATGCTGGTGAAAATGTAAAAGGCAAAGATGGTAAAGATCTTTATCAAGAATCATTCAATGCAATTTATATGATGGCTGATTCGGGCGCTCGAGGATCTGCAGCTCAAGTAAGACAGCTTGCAGGTATGCGAGGTTTGATGGCAAGGCCTGATGGCTCAATTATTGAGACACCAATTACTGCTAATTTCCGAGATGGCTTAAATGTTCTTCAATATTTTATTTCGACGCACGGTGCACGAAAAGGTCTTGCAGATACAGCATTGAAAACAGCTAACTCAGGTTATTTAACTAGACGTTTAGTTGATGTAACTCAAGATCTTGTTGTAACACAACACGATTGCGGTACAGAAGACGGTTTAGTTACGAAAGCGCTTATCAAAGGTGGTGAAGTTGTTGAGCCATTAAGTGATCGTATTTTGGGTCGTGTAAATGCCCTCGATATTTACCATCCAGAAACGCAAGAAGTGATTTATTCAAAAGGTACGCTCCTTGAAGAAGACCATGTTGAGAAAATTGATGCACTTGGTATTGATGAAGTGAAAGTGAGAACTGCACTTACATGCGAAACAAGACATGGCATTTGTTCTCAATGTTATGGTCGTGATTTAGGTCGTGGTAAATTGATTAGTCAAGGTGAGTCTATCGGTGTGATTGCAGCGCAATCTATCGGTGAACCTGGCACACAATTAACAATGAGAACCTTCCATATTGGTGGCGCAGTTTCTAGAGCAGCATCAGTAAGCCAAGTTGAAAGTAAATCAAATGGCGTAATTCAATTTACATCCACAATGCGTTACGTTACCAATGCTCGAAATGAGCAGGTTGTTATTTCACGTAATGGTGAGTTGATTATTCAAGATGAAAGTGGTCGCGAAAGAGAACGTCATAAAGTTCCTTATGGTGCAAACCTAGTTGTACAAGATGGCAAACCTATTAAAGCAGGTGGCGTTCTTGCAACATGGGATCCTCATACACGTCCAATTATTTCTGAGTATGCTGGACAGGTTAAATTTGAAAACGTTGAAGAAGGTATTACAGTTGCAAAACAAATTGATGATGTCACAGGCTTATCATCATTAGTTGTGATTGATCCTAAGCAACGTGCGGGTCAGTCAAAAGGCTTAAGACCTCAAATCAAAATCTTAGACACATCTGGCAATGAAGTTAAATTAGCGGGTAGCGATATATCTGTTAACGTAACTTTCCAGCTCGGTTACATCATTACTGTAAAAGATTCTCAAGAAGTAAAAGTGGGCGATGTGATTGCTCGTATTCCACAAGAATCTTCTAAGACGCGAGATATCACCGGTGGTCTTCCAAGAGTTGCTGAATTATTTGAAGCAAGATCTCCAAAAGACGCAGGTATGTTAGCTGAAAGTACAGGTACAGTTTCATTTGGTAAAGACACCAAAGGTAAACAAAGACTTGTGATTACAGATCTTGAAGGTGTTTCAAAAGAGTTTTTAATTCCTAAAGACAAGCATGTGACAGCGCATGATGGTCAAGTTGTGACTAAAGGTGAAACTATTGTGGACGGACCAGCGGATCCGCAAGATATTCTTCGCCTTCAAGGCAGGGAAGCTTTAGCAAGATATATTATCGATGAAGTTCAAGATGTTTATAGATTGCAAGGTGTAAAAATTAATGACAAACACATTGAAGTTATTGTTAGACAAATGTTAAGACGTGTTCGTGTCACTGATGCAGGAGACACTTCATTTATTCAAGGTGAACAAGTCGAAAGAGCTGAATTGTTAACTGAAAATGAATCGATAATGTCACAAGACAAAAAACCTGCTGAGTATGAATATGTGCTTTTAGGTATTACTAAAGCATCGTTATCTACAGACTCATTTATTTCAGCGGCTTCGTTCCAAGAAACAACTCGCGTTCTCACTGAAGCAGCAATTTTAGGCAAGCGTGATGAATTAAGAGGACTTAAAGAGAATGTAATCGTTGGTCGTTTAATCCCTGCAGGTACAGGTTTGGCTTATCATGAATCAAGAAAAGCTGCAGCTGCTGGGGAAAGTATGGACCCTGTTGAGGTACCTCTTGATCAAATCGATACTCCAATGGAAGTGGCACAGGAAACTAGCCCTGAAATTGAAGCGCCGACTGAATGA
- the rplV gene encoding 50S ribosomal protein L22: MATEVSAVLKGVRLSPQKARLVADLVRGKKVDYALNILNFSPKKGAEIIKRVVESAIANAEHNNGADIDELFIKTIYVDKGIILKRIRARAKGRAGKITKPTCHIKVTVGN; encoded by the coding sequence ATGGCTACCGAAGTTTCAGCAGTTCTAAAAGGTGTTCGTTTATCACCCCAGAAGGCAAGATTAGTTGCTGATTTAGTAAGGGGAAAAAAAGTAGATTACGCGCTTAACATTCTTAATTTCAGCCCAAAAAAAGGTGCAGAAATTATTAAGCGAGTAGTAGAGTCCGCAATTGCAAATGCCGAACACAATAATGGGGCTGATATAGATGAATTGTTTATTAAAACAATTTATGTAGATAAAGGCATTATTTTAAAACGTATCCGTGCACGCGCTAAAGGCCGTGCAGGGAAAATAACAAAACCAACTTGTCACATTAAAGTGACAGTCGGCAACTAA
- the rpsG gene encoding 30S ribosomal protein S7: MPRRREVPKRIILQDPKFGSQEVSKFVNVLMTSGKKSVAERLIYGAFDQIKTKSGKDPIEVFSLALTNLRPVVEVKSRRVGGANYQVPVEVRPSRRVALAMRWLRDAARKRGEKSMDLRLAAEIVEASENKGAAMKKREEVHRMAEANKAFSHFRF, from the coding sequence ATGCCAAGACGTAGAGAAGTTCCCAAAAGAATCATCCTTCAAGATCCAAAATTCGGAAGCCAAGAGGTTTCTAAATTTGTGAATGTATTAATGACGAGCGGAAAAAAATCCGTTGCCGAAAGATTAATTTATGGCGCATTCGATCAAATTAAAACGAAAAGCGGAAAAGACCCTATTGAAGTATTCTCTCTCGCATTAACAAATTTAAGACCAGTTGTTGAAGTAAAAAGTCGACGTGTAGGTGGTGCTAACTATCAAGTACCTGTCGAAGTAAGACCTTCAAGACGTGTGGCTTTAGCTATGAGATGGCTAAGAGATGCAGCACGTAAAAGAGGTGAAAAATCAATGGATTTACGTTTAGCAGCAGAAATTGTAGAAGCTTCTGAAAATAAAGGCGCCGCAATGAAAAAACGTGAAGAAGTTCACAGAATGGCAGAAGCTAATAAAGCGTTCTCACATTTCCGTTTCTAA
- the fusA gene encoding elongation factor G, giving the protein MARITPINRYRNIGISAHIDAGKTTTTERILFYTGVNHKIGEVHDGAATMDWMEQEQERGITITSAATTCFWKGMAGQFDQHRINIIDTPGHVDFTIEVERSMRVLDGACMVYCAVGGVQPQSETVWRQANKYKVPRLAFVNKMDRAGANFFKVYDQMRLRLKANPIALQVPIGAEEKFEGVIDLIKMKAVYWDESSQGMKFDYRDIPADLVDTCKEWREKMLEAAAEANEELMNKYLETGDLSEEDIKKGLRIRTINFEIVPMLCGSAFKNKGVQAMLDAVIEYLPAPTDVPPVPCEDAKGQPTTRKASDEEPFAALAFKIMTDPFVGQLIFFRVYSGVINSGDTIYNPIKGRKERIGRILQMHANQREELKEVRAGDIAAAVGLKEATTGDTLCDINNEVVLERMIFPEPVIHVAVEPKTKADQEKMGIALNRLAQEDPSFRVKTDEETNQTIISGMGELHLEILVDRMRREFGVEANVGAPQVAYREAIKKSVEIEGKFVKQSGGKGQYGHVWLKMEPNEPGKGFEFIDAIKGGTVPREFIPAVEKGLRETLPAGVVAGYPVVDVKVTLFDGSYHDVDSNENAFKMAASMAFKDGMRKADPILLEPMMAVEVETPEDYFGDLMGDLSSRRGMIQGMEDNASGKVVRAEVPLAEMFGYSTTMRSLSQGRATYSMEFKHYTEAPRNVAEAVVNKK; this is encoded by the coding sequence GTGGCTCGCATAACCCCCATTAATCGATACAGAAATATAGGAATTAGTGCTCATATTGATGCAGGTAAAACTACAACAACTGAGCGTATTCTTTTTTACACTGGGGTGAACCATAAGATTGGTGAAGTCCACGATGGTGCCGCAACCATGGACTGGATGGAGCAAGAGCAAGAGCGAGGCATCACGATTACTTCAGCAGCAACAACTTGCTTCTGGAAGGGTATGGCAGGTCAATTTGACCAGCATCGAATTAATATTATTGATACCCCAGGACACGTAGACTTCACTATTGAAGTGGAGCGATCAATGCGAGTTCTTGATGGTGCTTGTATGGTCTATTGTGCAGTAGGTGGTGTTCAGCCTCAATCAGAAACTGTATGGCGTCAAGCAAACAAATATAAAGTTCCACGTTTAGCTTTTGTAAATAAAATGGACAGAGCCGGCGCAAACTTTTTTAAAGTTTACGATCAAATGCGCTTACGTTTAAAAGCAAATCCAATTGCACTTCAGGTCCCTATTGGCGCTGAAGAAAAATTTGAAGGCGTGATAGATCTTATTAAAATGAAAGCTGTTTATTGGGATGAATCATCTCAAGGTATGAAATTTGATTATCGCGATATTCCTGCAGATTTAGTTGATACATGTAAAGAATGGCGCGAAAAAATGCTCGAAGCCGCCGCAGAAGCCAATGAAGAATTAATGAATAAATATTTGGAAACTGGTGATTTAAGCGAAGAAGATATTAAAAAAGGATTGCGCATTAGAACGATTAATTTTGAAATCGTGCCTATGTTATGTGGATCAGCCTTTAAAAATAAGGGTGTGCAAGCTATGTTGGACGCAGTGATTGAGTACCTGCCTGCACCTACGGATGTACCTCCAGTACCTTGTGAAGATGCTAAAGGTCAACCTACAACTCGTAAAGCTTCTGATGAAGAGCCTTTTGCAGCGTTAGCATTTAAAATTATGACTGACCCTTTTGTGGGCCAATTAATTTTCTTCCGTGTTTATTCTGGCGTGATTAATTCAGGCGATACCATTTATAACCCAATTAAAGGCCGTAAAGAACGTATTGGCCGTATTCTTCAAATGCACGCAAATCAGCGTGAAGAATTGAAAGAAGTTCGTGCTGGCGACATTGCGGCAGCCGTCGGACTTAAAGAAGCAACAACAGGCGACACTTTATGTGATATTAATAATGAAGTTGTTCTTGAAAGAATGATTTTCCCTGAGCCTGTTATTCACGTTGCAGTTGAACCTAAAACAAAAGCCGATCAAGAGAAAATGGGTATAGCTTTAAATAGACTTGCTCAAGAAGACCCTTCATTTAGAGTGAAGACAGATGAAGAAACAAATCAAACAATTATTTCCGGCATGGGCGAGCTTCATTTAGAAATTCTTGTAGATCGAATGAGAAGAGAATTTGGTGTTGAAGCTAATGTAGGCGCACCGCAAGTGGCTTACAGAGAAGCCATCAAGAAATCAGTTGAAATTGAAGGTAAATTTGTTAAACAATCTGGTGGTAAGGGTCAGTATGGTCATGTATGGCTGAAAATGGAGCCAAATGAACCGGGTAAAGGTTTTGAATTTATTGATGCAATTAAAGGTGGAACAGTGCCCCGTGAGTTCATACCTGCGGTTGAAAAAGGATTACGCGAAACACTTCCTGCAGGTGTAGTTGCTGGTTATCCAGTTGTAGATGTCAAAGTTACTTTATTTGATGGTTCATACCATGATGTTGACTCAAATGAAAATGCATTTAAAATGGCAGCTTCGATGGCATTTAAAGACGGAATGCGCAAAGCGGACCCTATCCTTCTTGAGCCTATGATGGCAGTTGAGGTAGAAACACCTGAGGATTATTTTGGTGATTTGATGGGCGACCTTTCATCTAGACGTGGCATGATTCAAGGTATGGAAGATAATGCATCTGGCAAAGTTGTTCGCGCCGAAGTTCCATTAGCAGAGATGTTTGGATATTCAACAACCATGCGTTCCCTATCTCAAGGTAGAGCAACATATTCGATGGAATTTAAGCATTACACAGAAGCACCAAGAAACGTAGCAGAAGCAGTTGTTAATAAAAAATAA
- the rplC gene encoding 50S ribosomal protein L3, with product MSLALIGRKVGMTRVFTEDGTSIPVTVLEVLPNRVTQIKTIASDGYTSLQLAYGATKATKLDKALTGHYAKAGVTAGTGLHETAIKEEDVANFPLGTNITVENFKEGQLVDVTGTSIGKGYAGVIKRYHFSSNRASHGNSRSHNVPGSIGMAQDPGRVFPGKRMSGHLGAVRVTTQNLEIVRVDTTKNLILIRGAVPGSKGGDVLVRAAVKVSK from the coding sequence ATGAGCTTAGCGCTTATTGGTCGCAAAGTGGGTATGACAAGGGTATTTACAGAGGATGGCACTAGCATTCCTGTAACAGTTCTTGAAGTCTTACCTAACCGCGTGACACAGATCAAAACAATCGCTTCGGACGGCTATACTAGCCTTCAATTAGCCTATGGTGCGACAAAAGCTACCAAGCTTGATAAAGCACTTACAGGACATTACGCTAAAGCAGGTGTAACAGCAGGTACTGGATTACACGAAACTGCAATCAAAGAAGAAGATGTAGCGAATTTCCCATTAGGCACGAATATCACTGTAGAAAACTTCAAAGAAGGCCAACTTGTTGATGTTACAGGTACATCAATTGGTAAAGGTTATGCTGGTGTTATTAAAAGATATCACTTCAGCTCAAATCGCGCATCACACGGTAATTCAAGATCACATAACGTTCCAGGCTCAATTGGTATGGCTCAAGATCCAGGCCGAGTTTTCCCAGGAAAGCGCATGTCTGGTCATTTAGGTGCTGTGAGAGTCACTACACAGAACTTGGAAATTGTTCGTGTTGATACTACAAAAAATCTAATCCTAATTAGAGGGGCGGTTCCAGGCTCCAAAGGCGGCGACGTTTTAGTTCGCGCAGCTGTGAAAGTGAGCAAATAA
- the rpsS gene encoding 30S ribosomal protein S19, with translation MARSVKKGPFIDAHLAKKVEVASGNRDRKPIKTWSRRSTILPSFIGLTIAIHNGKQHVPVMITENMIGHKLGEFALTRTFKGHAADRKAKV, from the coding sequence ATGGCACGTTCAGTTAAAAAAGGACCATTCATTGATGCACATTTGGCAAAGAAAGTTGAGGTTGCCTCAGGTAATCGCGATCGTAAGCCAATTAAAACCTGGTCAAGAAGATCAACGATCTTACCTAGCTTCATTGGTCTTACCATTGCAATCCATAATGGAAAACAACATGTACCTGTAATGATTACAGAAAATATGATTGGACATAAGTTAGGTGAATTTGCACTAACAAGAACCTTTAAAGGTCACGCTGCTGACAGAAAGGCTAAGGTATAA